One genomic window of Candidatus Eremiobacteraceae bacterium includes the following:
- the speD gene encoding adenosylmethionine decarboxylase: MKAPGALGTHIIVELSDCNPKILADVDKVANILVAAAKEANAEVLQTAFHRFTPQGVSGVVVIAESHLSIHTWPEYGYAAMDIYTCGDKTDPWKACRYAAAEFQAKQMLTTEVRRGMTNEDGVYSHSVGHKTTGVEPVAKNRKLSVVR; the protein is encoded by the coding sequence TTGAAAGCACCCGGAGCTCTCGGAACGCACATCATCGTCGAGTTGTCGGACTGTAATCCGAAGATCCTCGCCGACGTCGACAAAGTAGCGAATATCCTCGTCGCAGCGGCCAAAGAGGCCAATGCGGAAGTCCTGCAGACCGCGTTTCACCGCTTCACGCCTCAAGGCGTCAGCGGTGTCGTCGTCATAGCCGAGTCACATCTTTCCATCCATACCTGGCCGGAATACGGCTACGCCGCCATGGACATCTACACGTGCGGCGACAAGACCGATCCTTGGAAGGCCTGCCGCTACGCGGCCGCCGAGTTCCAGGCCAAGCAGATGCTCACCACGGAAGTGCGCCGCGGGATGACCAACGAAGACGGCGTCTATAGCCACAGCGTCGGGCATAAGACGACCGGAGTTGAACCCGTTGCCAAAAACCGAAAACTTTCAGTGGTACGTTGA
- the gcvH gene encoding glycine cleavage system protein GcvH, whose amino-acid sequence MELPQDLLYTKEHEWVKLDGTSAIIGITDYAQSSLGDIVYVEMPKAGVTVEQFKQMGVIESVKAVSDIFAPLSGTITHVNGDVENDPAKVNSEPYGGGWLVKMTLADAGQAKNLLDAAAYQKVVDAAAG is encoded by the coding sequence GTGGAGCTACCGCAAGACCTGCTGTACACCAAAGAGCACGAATGGGTGAAGCTTGACGGCACCAGCGCCATCATCGGTATCACCGACTACGCGCAGTCGTCGCTCGGCGATATCGTGTACGTCGAGATGCCCAAGGCCGGCGTCACGGTCGAGCAGTTCAAACAGATGGGCGTCATCGAGTCGGTGAAAGCGGTGTCGGATATCTTCGCGCCGCTCTCGGGCACCATCACGCACGTGAATGGCGATGTCGAGAACGATCCGGCGAAGGTCAACAGCGAGCCCTACGGCGGCGGCTGGCTGGTGAAGATGACGCTTGCCGATGCGGGCCAGGCCAAGAATCTGCTGGATGCCGCGGCATACCAAAAGGTCGTCGACGCGGCGGCAGGCTAG
- a CDS encoding tetratricopeptide repeat protein, translating to MSMRIGSSGFRKEPATPFERGLQALAERQYDLAIGLFSAAAGGTDRPAEALSKRGVCHLRLNDTQAAAADFEAALRADPKHAPALTNLGNLALEAGRLDEARARYEAAIAADPDYPLAHHNYAVLLKREGRIGESVRELRRAAKLENGSFWDFLSGRRRRA from the coding sequence ATGTCGATGCGCATTGGGTCCAGCGGCTTTCGCAAGGAACCTGCGACGCCCTTCGAACGCGGTTTGCAAGCGCTTGCCGAACGTCAATACGACCTCGCGATCGGATTGTTCAGCGCCGCTGCCGGCGGCACGGATCGCCCCGCAGAAGCGCTGTCAAAGCGCGGCGTGTGCCACCTGCGTCTCAACGATACGCAGGCCGCCGCGGCGGATTTTGAGGCCGCGCTGCGCGCGGACCCGAAGCACGCCCCGGCGTTGACCAATCTCGGCAACCTCGCGCTCGAGGCTGGACGCTTAGACGAAGCACGAGCGCGCTACGAAGCCGCCATCGCCGCCGATCCCGACTACCCGCTCGCCCATCACAACTATGCCGTGCTGCTCAAACGCGAAGGCCGCATCGGCGAATCCGTGCGCGAGCTGCGCCGCGCCGCCAAGCTCGAGAACGGTTCGTTCTGGGATTTCCTATCCGGCCGCCGCCGGCGCGCCTAG
- a CDS encoding twin-arginine translocase TatA/TatE family subunit has translation MLSPSDTILIFVVALLLFGPEHLPKIARQLGDAMRHVQNTTNSFMAEMDRAAAAADVAPHPSQAPPPWSQPPDQLRERSIEESIAVELPGAELHADDAPLHADDALELPQMEPKPETTD, from the coding sequence ATGCTGAGCCCGTCCGACACCATCCTGATCTTCGTGGTCGCGCTGCTGCTCTTCGGCCCCGAGCATCTGCCGAAGATCGCGCGCCAGCTCGGCGATGCGATGCGTCATGTCCAGAACACGACGAATTCGTTCATGGCGGAGATGGATCGCGCCGCGGCCGCGGCCGACGTCGCGCCGCATCCGTCGCAAGCGCCGCCGCCGTGGTCGCAGCCGCCGGACCAGCTGCGCGAGCGCTCGATCGAAGAGTCGATCGCGGTCGAACTGCCGGGCGCGGAGCTGCACGCCGACGACGCGCCGCTGCATGCCGACGATGCGCTCGAGCTCCCGCAGATGGAACCGAAACCGGAAACCACGGACTAG
- the gcvPA gene encoding aminomethyl-transferring glycine dehydrogenase subunit GcvPA produces MYTPHTPQDIRAMLDVIGAPSLEALTDPPAGLKIKGDIDVAPALPEAEAFAHIRAMADENGAARMTSFLGAGAYRHYQPPAVPYFAFRSEFLTAYTPYQAEASQGSLQAIFEWQTYICLLTGMDVSNASVYDGSTALVESVIMAAQATGRRRVAISRGVHPLYRRVLATYAEGMGISIVELPLDRDGLTVVPARFDDDIAAAIVQSPNFFGAIDAVAPAAQAGHASGALTVHVTAEALSLAVLKTPRELGADIAVGDAQSFGLPVGYGGPYVGFVATTKEHVRRLPGRLVGQTHDVDGRKAYVLTLQGREQHIRRELASSNICTNQALCALIATIYLATVGRKGLTSIACANMANARALASAIAAVPGFGVADRAPFFNEFVVRTPLPAAELAERLEKRGILAGLPLSKFYPELTDALLVCATELTTTAQIADFARALTEEHTHAVAAV; encoded by the coding sequence ATGTACACCCCGCACACGCCGCAGGACATCCGCGCGATGCTCGACGTCATCGGCGCGCCCTCGCTCGAAGCGCTGACCGATCCGCCCGCGGGTCTGAAGATCAAAGGAGACATCGACGTCGCCCCGGCGCTGCCGGAGGCCGAGGCGTTCGCGCACATCCGCGCGATGGCCGACGAGAATGGCGCGGCGCGCATGACGTCGTTCCTCGGCGCCGGCGCCTATCGCCACTACCAGCCTCCCGCGGTCCCGTACTTCGCTTTCCGTTCTGAGTTCCTGACGGCATACACGCCGTATCAGGCCGAGGCGAGCCAAGGCAGCCTGCAAGCCATCTTCGAGTGGCAGACCTACATCTGTCTGCTCACCGGCATGGACGTGAGCAATGCGTCCGTGTACGATGGCTCGACCGCGCTGGTCGAAAGCGTCATCATGGCGGCGCAGGCGACCGGCCGGCGGCGCGTCGCGATCAGCCGCGGCGTGCACCCGCTCTATCGCCGCGTGCTGGCGACCTACGCCGAGGGCATGGGCATCAGCATCGTCGAGCTGCCGCTGGACCGCGACGGTTTGACCGTGGTACCGGCTAGATTCGATGATGACATCGCGGCTGCGATCGTGCAAAGCCCCAACTTCTTCGGCGCGATCGACGCCGTCGCGCCGGCGGCCCAGGCCGGGCATGCGAGCGGCGCCCTGACAGTGCACGTGACCGCCGAGGCCCTCTCGTTGGCGGTGCTCAAGACGCCGCGCGAGTTGGGCGCCGACATCGCGGTCGGCGACGCGCAATCGTTCGGCCTGCCGGTCGGCTACGGCGGCCCGTACGTGGGCTTCGTGGCGACCACCAAAGAGCACGTGCGCCGGCTGCCGGGCAGGCTGGTCGGCCAGACGCACGACGTCGACGGGCGCAAGGCATACGTGCTGACGCTGCAGGGTCGGGAACAGCATATCAGGCGCGAGCTTGCAAGCTCGAACATCTGTACCAACCAAGCGTTGTGCGCGCTCATCGCGACGATCTATCTCGCGACCGTAGGCCGCAAGGGCCTCACCTCGATCGCGTGCGCCAACATGGCCAACGCGCGAGCGCTTGCGTCCGCCATCGCCGCGGTGCCGGGCTTCGGCGTCGCGGATCGCGCGCCGTTCTTCAACGAATTCGTCGTGCGCACGCCGCTGCCGGCAGCCGAACTTGCCGAGCGGCTCGAAAAGCGCGGCATCCTCGCCGGCCTGCCGCTGTCCAAGTTCTACCCCGAGCTCACCGACGCGCTGCTCGTATGCGCGACCGAGCTGACCACCACCGCGCAGATCGCCGATTTCGCGCGCGCCCTGACCGAGGAACATACGCATGCCGTCGCTGCTGTTTGA
- a CDS encoding ribosomal-processing cysteine protease Prp: protein MRRSRSKDGLAVRAQRRAGRIVRLQVSGHAGFAHPGEDIVCAGVSALVQSAAHGLSAHCAAAATVRDDPEGDFVIELLEPANARAQAVLETALSGLRAIAREYPDHLAVRVERTGARRSRTEHTRPRKGA, encoded by the coding sequence TTGAGAAGATCTCGCTCTAAGGACGGATTAGCGGTCCGCGCGCAGCGCCGCGCGGGCCGGATCGTGCGCCTGCAGGTCAGCGGGCACGCGGGTTTCGCCCATCCCGGAGAGGACATCGTCTGCGCGGGCGTGAGCGCGCTCGTGCAATCGGCTGCGCACGGGCTATCGGCGCATTGCGCAGCGGCCGCCACGGTGCGCGACGACCCGGAGGGCGATTTTGTGATCGAGCTGCTTGAACCCGCCAACGCCCGGGCACAAGCGGTGCTGGAGACGGCGCTGAGCGGCCTGCGCGCGATCGCCCGCGAATATCCGGACCACCTCGCCGTGCGCGTGGAGCGCACAGGGGCCCGCCGCTCGCGGACGGAACACACTCGACCCCGAAAAGGAGCCTAG
- a CDS encoding GIY-YIG nuclease family protein, producing the protein MSADSTYCIINPNRLIAKIGRAKNVLRRLETLQTDSADQLYLAEVIGPLPGINVEHSLHKALEPWRVYGEWFDGPIALSVFQQVKAQLTHSPVAATIRRQNAWLLAAVIIAALAAALSAFVGDYRNTAWLTLGVIVVAVLAFGQRDKVLAIAPSAPTPTMPPVPSVVRDEVEEARERRGP; encoded by the coding sequence GTGTCAGCCGATTCAACCTACTGCATCATCAACCCGAACCGACTCATCGCGAAGATAGGTCGCGCCAAGAACGTCCTGCGCCGGCTCGAGACCTTGCAAACCGATAGCGCGGATCAGTTGTATCTGGCCGAGGTCATCGGACCCCTTCCGGGCATCAACGTCGAGCACTCGTTGCACAAGGCGTTGGAGCCGTGGCGCGTTTACGGCGAGTGGTTCGATGGGCCGATTGCGCTGTCGGTCTTCCAGCAAGTCAAAGCCCAACTCACGCACTCGCCAGTCGCCGCGACCATACGCCGCCAGAACGCATGGCTTCTCGCCGCCGTGATCATCGCCGCATTGGCCGCCGCTCTCAGCGCGTTCGTGGGCGACTACCGAAACACCGCATGGCTGACGCTCGGCGTCATAGTCGTCGCAGTTCTTGCGTTCGGCCAGCGCGATAAGGTCCTCGCCATTGCGCCCAGTGCGCCGACACCGACCATGCCGCCTGTGCCGAGCGTCGTCCGCGACGAGGTCGAGGAGGCCCGAGAGCGGCGGGGTCCGTAG
- the trmD gene encoding tRNA (guanosine(37)-N1)-methyltransferase TrmD: MRIDIVTLFRGFFEPIISGSILGRAQAKSAVDIRVHDLWQHVPAGERADDAPYGGGAGMVMRLGPLIACLEDVLGGDLRPPAGARVIVPSPAGARFDHAMAADWSRLARLVIVCGHYEGIDERFFDLVPAVEVSLGDFVLTGGEIPALAFVDACVRLLPGVIAAQSAAQDSFAEGALDWPHYTRPAVFRGIAVPEVLISGDHAKIGAWRREQSRERTQARRPDLGVPEAHLKGPPAT, from the coding sequence ATGCGCATCGACATCGTGACGCTGTTTCGTGGCTTTTTCGAGCCTATCATCTCCGGCAGCATCCTCGGCCGTGCGCAGGCCAAGAGCGCGGTCGACATCCGCGTGCACGATTTGTGGCAGCACGTGCCGGCGGGCGAGCGCGCCGATGACGCGCCGTACGGCGGCGGGGCGGGCATGGTCATGCGCTTGGGTCCGCTGATCGCGTGCCTCGAGGACGTGCTCGGCGGCGACTTGCGCCCGCCGGCCGGCGCGCGCGTCATCGTGCCGTCGCCGGCCGGTGCGCGTTTCGACCATGCGATGGCCGCGGACTGGTCGAGGCTGGCGCGCCTCGTCATCGTGTGCGGTCACTACGAGGGGATCGACGAGCGCTTCTTCGATCTCGTGCCGGCGGTCGAGGTCTCGCTCGGCGACTTCGTGCTCACCGGCGGAGAGATCCCCGCGCTGGCCTTCGTGGATGCCTGCGTGCGCCTGCTGCCGGGCGTGATAGCGGCGCAAAGCGCCGCGCAGGACTCGTTCGCCGAGGGCGCGCTGGATTGGCCGCACTACACGCGGCCTGCGGTCTTCCGCGGCATCGCGGTCCCTGAGGTGCTGATCAGCGGCGACCATGCCAAGATCGGCGCTTGGCGCCGCGAACAGTCGCGCGAGCGCACGCAAGCGCGCCGGCCGGACCTCGGCGTCCCAGAAGCCCACCTGAAGGGGCCTCCTGCAACCTGA
- the rplU gene encoding 50S ribosomal protein L21: MYAVIEANGRQLKVSEGDVIRVDSIAGAPDSQIVFERVLLAHDGVELRIGAPLVERAKVTATIVRQGKDRKIMVFHYKPKKRIRKRRGHRQPITELRIEKISL; encoded by the coding sequence ATGTACGCCGTCATCGAGGCCAACGGCCGGCAACTCAAAGTCAGCGAAGGCGACGTGATCCGCGTCGACAGCATCGCAGGTGCACCCGACTCGCAGATCGTCTTCGAGCGCGTGCTGCTCGCACACGACGGCGTGGAGCTGCGCATCGGCGCGCCGCTGGTCGAACGCGCGAAAGTCACTGCAACCATCGTGCGCCAGGGCAAAGACCGCAAGATCATGGTCTTCCACTATAAACCGAAGAAGCGCATCCGCAAGCGCCGAGGGCACCGGCAGCCGATCACCGAGCTGCGCATTGAGAAGATCTCGCTCTAA
- a CDS encoding MFS transporter produces MRVAANIPRMAVSNPARSIFAERSFSLYYAGQLLSYFGDGLRALAIPLLVFNLTGSALTLGVTYALEFLPFSLFGLVGGSLADRLDRRRLMIGCDFVRFAIIALFAVLFWRHALTLPVLYVGIVIVSIAAAIFLGGQSTSIPYLVGGERSGRAVAALIAAEQTSNLISPPLGGLLFALGGALPALIVNAFTYLTSQISLLLVPSMGPDNPGSLPSMREIWADIAEGFRLMHDDRAMLAAAYCSLLLNLFGMMAMVVYIPFIKLEFHASDAQVGLSYGVLALGSISGSLLGGATVGKWPFGPALLIAYAIDGLIFVPVIFAHTLWFAVIFWMFASAGGSFEVTQIISWRMRVTPHEKIGRVFAAVRLIALIGVVPGTLIGGALAQLHGPRAAIIVSTFGFLIIALGAAAVPALRNDRR; encoded by the coding sequence GTGCGGGTGGCGGCAAACATCCCGCGGATGGCGGTTTCGAACCCGGCACGCAGCATTTTCGCCGAACGAAGCTTTTCGCTCTACTATGCGGGGCAGCTGTTGAGCTATTTCGGCGATGGATTGCGCGCGCTTGCCATCCCGTTGCTGGTCTTCAATCTCACCGGGTCGGCGCTCACGCTCGGCGTCACCTACGCGCTCGAGTTCTTGCCGTTCTCGCTGTTCGGATTGGTCGGCGGATCGCTGGCCGATCGGCTGGACCGGCGCCGGCTCATGATCGGCTGCGACTTCGTGCGCTTCGCCATCATCGCGCTCTTCGCGGTGCTGTTCTGGCGCCACGCGCTGACGCTGCCCGTGCTGTACGTCGGCATCGTCATCGTCTCGATCGCGGCCGCCATCTTCTTGGGCGGGCAATCCACCAGCATCCCGTATCTGGTCGGCGGAGAGCGATCGGGGAGAGCGGTGGCGGCGCTTATCGCCGCCGAGCAGACCTCGAACCTCATCTCGCCGCCCTTGGGCGGCTTGCTGTTCGCCCTGGGCGGCGCGCTGCCGGCGCTCATCGTCAACGCATTCACCTATCTGACATCGCAGATCTCACTGCTGCTGGTGCCCAGCATGGGGCCGGACAACCCCGGCTCGCTGCCTTCGATGCGCGAGATCTGGGCCGACATCGCCGAGGGCTTCCGCCTCATGCACGACGATCGCGCGATGCTGGCCGCTGCGTACTGCAGCCTCTTGCTCAACCTGTTCGGCATGATGGCGATGGTAGTGTACATCCCGTTCATCAAACTGGAGTTCCACGCCAGCGATGCGCAAGTCGGCCTGAGCTACGGGGTGCTGGCGCTCGGCTCGATCTCCGGCTCGCTGCTCGGCGGCGCCACGGTCGGCAAATGGCCGTTCGGTCCGGCCTTGCTGATCGCGTACGCGATCGACGGATTGATCTTCGTGCCGGTCATCTTCGCGCACACCTTGTGGTTCGCGGTCATCTTCTGGATGTTCGCCAGCGCCGGCGGTTCGTTCGAGGTGACGCAGATCATCAGCTGGCGCATGCGCGTGACCCCGCACGAGAAGATAGGGCGCGTCTTCGCGGCGGTGCGCCTGATCGCGCTGATCGGCGTCGTGCCGGGCACGCTGATCGGCGGCGCGCTGGCGCAGCTGCACGGGCCTCGCGCAGCGATCATCGTCTCGACCTTTGGTTTTCTCATCATCGCGCTGGGCGCCGCCGCCGTGCCCGCTCTGCGAAACGATCGGCGTTAG
- the gcvT gene encoding glycine cleavage system aminomethyltransferase GcvT: MTTTQSLLRTPLFAVHERLGAKMSPFGGFLMPIQYAGILDEHRAVRTAAGMFDLSHMGQFVATGEGVARWLDGLTVNAVETMKPNQARYNIFTNEHGGARDDAIIYRLNGRWLIVVNAANSEKMWRWLISRLPADVTLVDRTADFALVAIQGPRSLELLQPLTDADLSALKYYYATEGTVAGVPAEIARTGYTGEDGFELFIAAGAAQQLWETLTREGARVGLQPAGLGARDVLRLEAGMPLYGHELEEDITPLQAGLDPFVKLDKPGFVGKEALARQRAGGGYDRIVGMTMDGRAPARAGYSVWRGDERVGEIRSGSPAPALGGKNIATALVRADASAPGTVLEVEIRGQRHRASVVSLPFYKRPR, encoded by the coding sequence GTGACCACGACCCAAAGCCTGTTGCGGACTCCGCTGTTCGCAGTCCATGAAAGGCTCGGCGCGAAGATGTCCCCGTTCGGGGGCTTTCTGATGCCGATCCAGTACGCCGGCATCCTCGACGAGCATCGCGCCGTGAGGACCGCCGCCGGCATGTTCGACCTGTCGCATATGGGCCAGTTCGTCGCCACGGGCGAGGGCGTCGCGCGCTGGCTTGACGGTCTCACCGTCAACGCGGTCGAGACGATGAAGCCGAACCAAGCGCGCTACAACATCTTCACCAACGAACACGGCGGGGCGCGCGACGACGCGATCATCTACCGCCTGAACGGACGCTGGCTGATCGTCGTCAACGCCGCCAACTCCGAGAAGATGTGGCGCTGGCTGATCAGCCGGCTGCCGGCCGACGTGACGCTGGTGGACCGCACCGCCGATTTCGCGCTCGTCGCGATCCAAGGCCCGCGCTCGCTCGAACTGCTCCAGCCGCTCACCGACGCCGACCTCTCGGCCCTCAAGTACTATTACGCGACCGAAGGCACGGTCGCCGGCGTGCCGGCGGAGATCGCGCGCACCGGGTATACGGGCGAAGACGGTTTCGAGCTGTTCATCGCGGCAGGCGCCGCGCAGCAGTTGTGGGAGACATTGACGCGCGAGGGCGCGCGCGTCGGCTTGCAGCCCGCAGGTCTGGGAGCGCGCGACGTATTGCGTCTGGAAGCGGGCATGCCGCTGTACGGCCATGAGTTGGAAGAAGACATCACGCCGCTGCAAGCCGGACTCGATCCGTTCGTCAAACTTGACAAGCCAGGGTTTGTCGGCAAGGAGGCGCTGGCGCGCCAGCGCGCCGGCGGCGGCTACGACCGCATCGTCGGCATGACCATGGACGGTCGCGCGCCTGCGCGCGCGGGTTACTCCGTGTGGCGCGGCGATGAGCGCGTCGGCGAGATCCGCAGCGGCTCCCCGGCACCGGCGCTCGGCGGCAAGAACATAGCCACCGCACTGGTGCGCGCCGATGCGAGCGCGCCGGGCACCGTGCTTGAGGTCGAGATCCGCGGACAGCGCCATCGCGCGAGCGTGGTGTCGCTGCCCTTCTACAAACGCCCCCGATAA
- a CDS encoding lytic transglycosylase domain-containing protein, with the protein MQQTPHRFSMSLAALALVAALWPGRPALAATHALRPLQPAEAMHAYVSAIRYFNPGIDEPEAEQIVDAILRESWDQKVDPRLVVAIVATESSFDRTARSSAGARGLGQLMPGTASLDGVTDIEDIDQNIHGTVLTLKGNLAHYAYLDPQDRFERAIAAYNAGTGAVDRYGGIPPYDETVNYVYRVISLWRRFVGLDSN; encoded by the coding sequence ATGCAGCAAACGCCGCACCGCTTTTCCATGTCCCTCGCCGCGCTCGCTCTGGTCGCCGCCTTATGGCCCGGCCGGCCGGCGCTGGCGGCCACGCATGCGCTGCGCCCGCTCCAACCCGCCGAGGCTATGCACGCTTACGTCTCAGCCATCCGCTATTTCAATCCGGGCATCGACGAGCCCGAAGCGGAGCAGATCGTCGACGCCATCTTGCGCGAGTCCTGGGATCAGAAAGTCGATCCGCGCCTCGTCGTCGCCATCGTCGCCACCGAGAGCTCCTTCGACCGCACGGCGCGCAGCAGCGCCGGCGCGCGCGGCCTGGGCCAGCTCATGCCTGGCACAGCGTCGCTCGACGGCGTGACCGACATCGAAGACATAGACCAGAACATCCACGGCACCGTGCTCACGCTCAAGGGCAACCTGGCGCATTACGCCTACCTGGACCCGCAGGACCGGTTCGAGCGAGCGATCGCGGCGTATAACGCCGGCACCGGCGCGGTCGACCGTTACGGCGGCATTCCGCCGTACGACGAGACGGTGAACTACGTCTACAGAGTGATCTCGCTGTGGCGCCGTTTTGTGGGGCTTGACTCCAACTAG
- the rplS gene encoding 50S ribosomal protein L19, whose product MNLASLVSPGSATKRTVDFAPGDTIKVHTRVTEGNKERIQAFEGVVVERRLGGHSASFTVRRLSHGVGVERSFLVQSPRIEKIEVVRRGSVRRAKLFYLQERVGSKATRIKEQKQTTQ is encoded by the coding sequence ATGAATCTCGCCAGCCTCGTGAGTCCGGGCAGCGCGACTAAGCGCACCGTAGATTTCGCTCCCGGCGACACGATCAAAGTGCACACGCGCGTCACCGAAGGCAATAAAGAGCGCATCCAAGCGTTCGAGGGCGTCGTGGTGGAGCGCCGCCTCGGCGGCCACAGCGCCAGCTTCACGGTGCGCCGCCTGTCGCATGGCGTCGGCGTCGAACGCTCGTTTTTGGTGCAATCGCCCAGGATCGAGAAGATCGAAGTCGTGCGCCGCGGCAGCGTGCGCCGCGCCAAGCTCTTCTACTTGCAAGAGCGCGTCGGCAGCAAAGCCACACGGATCAAAGAGCAGAAGCAAACCACGCAGTGA
- the lepB gene encoding signal peptidase I — protein MSPGALFLIIGLLLVARVVIGLRPATIPDDKQRVAIREYLDAFIVAGIVALVLMQFVVRTFWIPSGSMEPTLDVNDVLLANEVQYHLSNPKDGQIAVFAPPPQLGTTDFIKRVMAVPGDTFKVKDGDVYRNGVKLDEPYLPKGQRPNYDLEIKDYSIYVDGMPLDPQRSQLPPKSAWQAPDRVPNGYYLMLGDNRNDSDDSHLWGFLRRDQFVGHAFFVFWPPKHVGALR, from the coding sequence GTGAGCCCAGGAGCTCTTTTCCTCATCATCGGGCTGCTGCTCGTCGCCCGTGTCGTCATCGGCTTGCGTCCGGCGACGATCCCCGACGACAAGCAGCGCGTGGCTATCCGCGAGTACCTCGACGCGTTCATCGTCGCAGGTATCGTCGCACTGGTCTTGATGCAATTCGTCGTGCGCACGTTTTGGATCCCGTCCGGATCCATGGAGCCGACGCTCGACGTCAACGACGTTCTGCTGGCGAACGAAGTCCAATATCATCTGTCGAATCCCAAGGACGGTCAGATCGCGGTGTTCGCGCCGCCCCCGCAGCTCGGCACGACCGATTTCATCAAACGCGTCATGGCGGTGCCCGGCGACACGTTCAAGGTCAAAGACGGCGATGTCTATCGCAACGGCGTCAAGCTCGACGAACCGTATCTGCCCAAAGGCCAGCGCCCCAACTACGATCTCGAGATCAAAGATTACAGCATCTACGTGGACGGCATGCCGCTGGATCCGCAGCGCTCGCAGCTTCCGCCCAAGTCGGCCTGGCAGGCGCCTGATCGAGTGCCTAACGGCTACTATCTCATGTTGGGCGATAACCGCAACGATTCGGACGACAGCCATTTGTGGGGATTCTTGCGGCGCGATCAATTCGTGGGCCACGCGTTCTTCGTGTTCTGGCCGCCCAAACACGTAGGCGCGCTCCGCTAA
- a CDS encoding serpin family protein, translated as MSMSGPMALAALLACLALVGGGTARGSQPPQPLDVGAAGNDFGFRLLNAVQEEHPRENVVLSPVSASLDLSMALNGASGETAQQMKALLAFDGSDLSAINSANAQLVQTLAAPVKDVTLSVADSLWADSRRMALRKAYVEQMQHFYGAEVADVDFGSDATPARINAWVQKKTQGKIPKIIDRINPADVALLLNALYFKGQWSTKFDATKTQPHDFTLADGSVKKVPLMDQSAKFDYFETKDMQAIRLPYGTGDLAMVVLLPAPTSNLAALEAELSPPNWKTWQGQFAERRGEIALPRFELKAQYVLNGPLQALGMKRAFEAGAAQFQELFEPAPGQSAGPNFFISSVLQATYLKVDEEGSEAAAVTSIGITMTAVRPEPPPFRMIVDRPFFCAIEDRRSHALLFVGAIYDPESSG; from the coding sequence ATGAGCATGTCAGGCCCGATGGCACTTGCCGCACTGCTCGCTTGCCTCGCGCTGGTCGGCGGCGGAACGGCGCGCGGTTCGCAGCCCCCGCAGCCGCTCGACGTCGGCGCGGCCGGCAACGATTTCGGTTTTCGTCTGCTCAACGCGGTGCAAGAAGAGCACCCGCGCGAGAACGTCGTCCTCTCTCCCGTCAGCGCCAGCCTCGACCTCTCGATGGCGCTCAACGGCGCCTCGGGCGAGACCGCGCAACAGATGAAGGCGCTTCTCGCGTTCGACGGCTCGGATCTTAGCGCCATCAACTCGGCCAATGCCCAACTGGTCCAGACGTTGGCGGCGCCGGTCAAAGACGTGACGCTCTCGGTCGCCGATTCGCTGTGGGCCGACAGCCGGCGCATGGCGTTGCGCAAAGCGTACGTCGAGCAGATGCAGCACTTCTATGGCGCCGAAGTCGCCGACGTCGATTTCGGCAGCGACGCGACGCCGGCGCGCATCAACGCCTGGGTCCAGAAGAAGACGCAGGGCAAGATCCCCAAGATCATCGACCGCATCAACCCGGCAGACGTCGCGCTGCTGCTCAACGCATTGTACTTCAAAGGCCAATGGAGCACCAAGTTCGACGCGACCAAGACGCAGCCGCATGACTTCACGCTGGCGGACGGTTCGGTGAAGAAAGTGCCGCTCATGGACCAGTCCGCCAAGTTCGACTACTTCGAGACGAAGGACATGCAAGCGATCCGCCTGCCGTACGGCACGGGCGACCTCGCGATGGTGGTCCTGCTGCCGGCGCCCACGTCGAACCTAGCCGCACTTGAAGCCGAGCTCTCGCCGCCGAACTGGAAGACTTGGCAGGGACAGTTCGCCGAACGCCGCGGCGAGATCGCGCTGCCTCGATTCGAGCTCAAAGCGCAGTACGTGCTCAACGGTCCGCTGCAGGCGCTCGGCATGAAGCGCGCGTTCGAGGCCGGAGCGGCGCAGTTCCAAGAGCTGTTCGAGCCCGCTCCTGGGCAAAGCGCGGGTCCGAATTTCTTCATCTCAAGCGTGCTGCAAGCGACCTATCTGAAGGTGGATGAGGAGGGCTCGGAGGCCGCCGCAGTGACCTCGATCGGAATCACCATGACGGCCGTGCGTCCCGAGCCTCCGCCGTTTCGCATGATCGTCGACCGCCCGTTCTTCTGCGCCATCGAAGACCGCCGCAGCCACGCATTGCTGTTCGTCGGCGCCATCTACGATCCGGAGAGTTCCGGCTAG